A genome region from Lucilia cuprina isolate Lc7/37 chromosome 3, ASM2204524v1, whole genome shotgun sequence includes the following:
- the LOC111690359 gene encoding tetracycline resistance protein, class A translates to MGVSSEPCKTVAVTKSKLDEKPSLTWREKLDKIIKNITVEPVVAAYIMPSVLSNLATQNLNLEKACRVNMNYGDEICDALTRRETTNYTMEEETIQKMVAHMVAWKTVIQSLFPCLLILFWGSWSDRHHRRKPCIMIPIVGEFLGTVGLMLCVYFKQTPMEVAGLTEAIFPSLSGGWFVMLMGVFSYIADITTEEERTLRVGILNICFSVGVPIGTALSGVLLKKIGFYGVFSISASLYVFSLVYGFFFLPEPRPRCIQPETKEKPKSLLADFFDKQHIVETFRVAFKKGENKRRARVILLMIVVMVVIGPIYGEMNVMYLFTRYRFNWNEVDFSVFNTFAVVTGLVGVLFCVGVLSHKLKIDDALIGVLSSTSKILSGFVYAFATLPWHMYVGAIVEIFNGTSFIAMRSMATKLVSKDELGKVNSLFGVAEALMPVVYAPMYSTLYAATIKVFPGAFYILGGGITVLAVIIFFWMYNFQRQLNRKLKLTDQESAKDTNGNISTIDAIALASEAKGHLNGIVTNALHEHICDHTCQTNNCVSASNNGLDNKAFMPDVVDNGDVKSEHNTHL, encoded by the exons ATGGGTGTCTCTAGTGAACCCTGTAAAACTGTCGCCgttacaaaatctaaattagATGAAAAACCATCACTAACATGGCGAGAAAAACTggataaaatcataaaaaatataaccgTAGAACCGGTGGTGGCGGCATATATTATGCCGAGTGTATTGTCAAATTTGGCAACGCAAAATCTAAATTTGGAAAAAGCCTGCCGTGTAAATATGAACTATGGTGATGAGATCTGTGATGCCTTGACGAGAAGAGAAACAACTAATTATACGAT GGAAGAAGAAACCATCCAAAAAATGGTTGCCCATATGGTGGCCTGGAAAACTGTGATACAATCTCTATTTCCCTGCTTGCTGATATTGTTTTGGGGTTCGTGGAGTGATAGACATCATCGGAGAAAACCTTGCATTATGATACCGATAGTGGGAGAATTTTTGGGAACTGTAGGTCTAATGTTGTGCGTATATTTCAAACAAACACCCATGGAAGTGGCTGGTCTAACGGAGGCCATATTTCCCTCGCTAAGTGGTGGTTGGTTTGTCATGCTTATGGGAGTTTTCAGTTATATAGCTGACATTACCACCGAAGAGGAGAGAACACTAAGAGTTGGTATTTTAAATATCTGCTTCTCGGTGGGCGTGCCCATAGGTACGGCTCTTAGTGGAGTGTTGCTGAA aaaaattGGATTTTATGGCGTTTTCTCCATTTCGGCTAGTTTGTATGTGTTCTCTTTGGTTTATGGTTTCTTCTTTTTACCCGAACCCCGTCCCCGTTGTATACAACCGGAGACAAAAGAGAAGCCTAAAAGTTTATTAGCCGACTTTTTCGATAAACAACATATAGTGGAAACATTCCGCGTGGCCTTCAAAAAAGGAGAGAATAAAAGAAGAGCACGTGTTATCTTACTCATGATTGTCGTAATGGTAGTCATAGGACCCATTTAtg GTGAAATGAATGTCATGTATTTGTTTACTCGCTATCGATTCAATTGGAATGAGGTGGATTTCAGTGTTTTCAATACATTTGCTGTGGTAACAGGTTTAGTGG GTGTTTTGTTTTGTGTGGGCGTTTTATCGCATAAACTCAAAATTGATGATGCTCTTATTGGTGTTCTATCTAGTACTTCTAAGATTCTCTCGGGCTTTGTTTATGCCTTTGCCACGTTACCCTGGCATATGTATGTGGGTGCTATTGTGGAGATCTTTAATGGTACCTCATTTATAGCCATGCGTTCTATGGCTACTAAACTGGTGTCAAAGGATGAATTGGGTAAAGTAAACTCATTGTTTGGTGTGGCAGAAGCTCTTATGCCGGTAGTGTACGCTCCCATGTATAGTACACTATATGCTGCCACTATAAAAGTATTTCCCGGTGCATTTTATATACTGGGAGGCGGTATTACCGTATTGGCTGTGATAATATTCTT CTGGATGTACAATTTCCAACGTCAACTTAATCGTAAACTCAAACTAACCGATCAAGAGTCTGCTAAAGACACCAATGGCAATATTAGTACTATTGATGCCATTGCCTTGGCTTCGGAGGCAAAGGGCCATTTAAATGGTATCGTTACAAATGCCTTGCACGAACATATTTGCGATCATACTTGTCAAACGAATAATTGTGTGAGTGCCAGTAATAATGGTTTGgataataaagcttttatgcCCGATGTGGTTGATAATGGGGATGTGAAATCTGAACATAATACGCATTTGTAA